The proteins below come from a single Mya arenaria isolate MELC-2E11 chromosome 6, ASM2691426v1 genomic window:
- the LOC128236908 gene encoding tyrosine-protein phosphatase 10D-like, which translates to MKKDHTQNVKLLSATVSNLDPGTFCNLTITAYIINYDNAFLQAMDVFKVISNSTLEEAPGIPESIENTDLTSRTSTIELQEPNKRNGILRRYDIWVLNNETETCEQLITYKCKDCDGSPPNASNLVPDTCNKSHSEMFSKTDATLSWNIQQLHPFRDYTANVVVYTTKPGSVSTIMFETREDVPGQPVELNASMTNDSLTLQWSPPIERNGIVLNYTIKVAYYEQVCGGFGPLQRHSYGVELDPVTKFTQNGLHAYWQYNLTVEATNAIATGKPSDLISVRTKETNPGSVQHLNYRDVFSKSVGVSWTKPCFANGILTGYLVTITKLLSEGQEESSYTKEYKIDVANESTSISPLFPYRNYKVEVYAWNSAGDGEMSNVSFRTKIDYPEKPIKVSTKNKTSSSLLIEWEKADHFNGPTKYKVHINDSVNGSIIIQSCTTSVGYWTDTLATECNVPGLDAYWEYDIVVEAITFEEGHDELIESSEKKTFRTAEAVPGPVAQFDVTPEENVLKERNFHIDWKMPAERELNGVLTGFVIHYQSEKIEVHVDPNTTSKTVYYNVIGSYNVSIQASTSVGYGAAVHKEITVNPGAPIKVDESKELLMQIASMSVDNNKKQITVILPLAQFLCNNSNGPSTKWGIVVAEADEAATDTAFAGSRDDFQKKIDDEYKNWFQVYGLNSIPPYIVTKPNWKPSCTNDSNIFVIGNDVCNGSFTTKEYCNGPLPVGPIFKVKSFVCTDYGCSESFYSKPLETGESTNMTGALVGGAVSAVIELVIVLVIFFVRKRNAACFKKETENITHTSSDRFVGMRTMHTKEQTEAVYLQGPVKLTEFRAFVEEMHKYSDLLFADAYKNIKEPSPKHPCTVAKSRNCRAKNRYTNSIPYDHSRVKLRASDNVGGSDYINANYIPGYTSPREYIATQGPMQATFDDFWQMVWEQNVDTIVMLTKLVENGRIKCGKYWPDVNKPVYYGDLLVSVVSESNLSDYMLRIFEIKLNGERRSVCQFAYLKWPDMGCPEFPEMLLEFVEAVKDHNKRQRGTRHRGPMVVHCSAGVGRTGTFIVVDHLLQHIRHHDDIDVYKLVLDMKNHRCNMVQTKDQFIFIHECLNACITSDRNYEDADEHMYEQLTNIGRRYLRY; encoded by the exons ATGAAAAAAGATCATACTCAAAATGTCAAGTTGTTATCAGCTACTGTTTCCAATCTTGATCCAGGAACGTTTTGCAATCTTACGATTACGGCATATATAATTAACTATGACAACGCTTTTCTCCAAGCAATGGatgttttcaaagttatttcaaaCAGCACATTGGAAGAAG CTCCGGGAATCCCAGAGTCGATAGAAAACACCGATTTGACATCAAGAACAAGCACAATTGAGTTGCAAGAGCCCAATAAAAGAAATGGTATTCTTCGAAGATATGATATTTGGGTCCTTAACAATGAAACAGAGACATGTGAACAATTGATTACGTACAAGTGTAAGGACTGTGACGGATCTCCGCCAAATGCTTCAAATTTG GTTCCAGACACGTGTAACAAATCACATTCTGAAATGTTCTCTAAAACAGACGCGACTTTGTCTTGGAATATCCAACAGCTTCACCCATTCCGAGATTACACAGcgaatgttgttgtttacaCGACTAAACCAGGAAGTGTTTCGACAATTATGTTTGAGACACGTGAAGACG TTCCCGGTCAGCCAGTGGAACTCAATGCAAGCATGACCAACGACTCGCTCACTCTTCAATGGAGTCCTCCCATAGAACGCAATGGCATTGTGCTTAATTACACTATTAAGGTTGCTTACTATGAACAAGTTTGCGGAGGTTTCGGCCCTCTGCAAAGGCATAGTTATGGTGTCGAATTAGATCCGGTAACAAAGTTCACTCAGAACGGGCTGCATGCATATTGGCAATACAATCTAACAGTAGAAGCAACTAATGCAATTGCCACAGGAAAACCGTCTGATTTAATATCAGTTAGGACAAAGGAGACAA acCCTGGATCAGTGCAACACCTTAATTACCGAGATGTGTTTTCAAAAAGTGTTGGCGTGTCCTGGACAAAGCCTTGTTTTGCAAACGGAATACTTACAGGATATTTAGttacaataacaaaattgttatcAGAAGGACAAGAAGAAAGTTCGTATACTAAAGAATACAAAATAGATGTAGCCAACGAGTCAACGTCCATATCTCCATTGTTTCCATACAGAAACTACAAGGTTGAAGTGTATGCTTGGAATAGCGCAGGTGATGGCGAAATGTCGAATGTTTCGTTCCGGACAAAAATTGACT ATCCAGAGAAACCAATCAAAGTttccacaaaaaataaaacctcGTCATCTCTTCTGATTGAATGGGAAAAGGCCGACCATTTTAATGGTCCAACTAAGTACAAAGTACATATAAACGATTCAGTTAATGGTTCCATCATAATTCAGTCGTGCACAACTAGTGTTGGTTATTGGACAG ACACGCTGGCAACCGAATGCAATGTGCCTGGTCTTGACGCTTACTGGGAATACGACATCGTCGTTGAAGCAATTACGTTTGAGGAAGGTCATGATGAATTAATAGAAAGCtcagaaaagaaaacatttcgAACTGCAGAGGCCG TTCCTGGACCAGTGGCGCAGTTCGATGTTACACCGGAAGAGAACGTGTTGAAGGAACGGAACTTTCATATTGACTGGAAAATGCCTGCTGAGCGGGAATTAAACGGCGTCCTTACAGGATTTGTAATTCACTATCAAAGTGAAAAG attgaGGTACATGTTGATCCAAACACAACAAGCAAGACGGTATACTACAATGTAATTGGTAGCTACAATGTGTCG ATACAAGCTAGTACAAGTGTAGGCTACGGTGCAGCTGTCCATAAAGAGATTACTGTGAACCCTGGAG CTCCGATAAAAGTTGACGAAAGCAAGGAACTATTGATGCAAATTGCATCGATGTCTGTTGACAATAACAAGAAGCAGATAACAGTAATTCTTCCACTCGCACAGTTTCTCTGCAATAACAGTAACGGACCATCAACCAAGTGGGGCATTGTAGTTGCAGAAGCAGATGAGGCAGCTACAG aTACAGCGTTTGCTGGTTCAAGAGACGACTTTCAAAAGAAGATCGATGACGAATACAAGAACTGGTTTCAAGTATACGGCTTAAACAGTATTCCGCCATATATTGTCACAAAGCCGAATTGGAAGCCATCTTGCACAAACG ATTCGAACATATTTGTCATTGGAAATGACGTATGCAATGGTTCTTTTACTACAAAGGAATATTGCAATGGACCTTTACCAGTCGGACCCATTTTCAA AGTAAAATCCTTTGTTTGTACGGACTACGGCTGCAGTGAATCCTTTTACTCAAAACCGCTAGAAACAG GTGAATCGACTAATATGACGGGGGCACTTGTGGGCGGAGCGGTGTCAGCGGTTATTGAGCTGGTGATTGTATTGGTGATATTCTTTGTGAGAAAGAGAAACGCAGC CTGTTTCAAAAAGGAAACAGAGAACATAACACATACTTCCAGTGACCGATTCGTTGGAATGAGGACAATGCACACGAAGGAACAAACTGAAGCTGTTTACTT ACAAGGTCCGGTAAAACTGACTGAGTTTCGAGCCTTTGTTGAAGAAATGCACAAGTACAGTGATCTTCTCTTTGCTGATGCTTACAAG AATATTAAGGAACCGAGCCCTAAACACCCTTGTACAGTTGCTAAATCTCGGAACTGCCGAGCGAAAAATCGATACACAAACAGTATTCCAT aCGACCACTCGCGAGTAAAACTTCGAGCGTCAGACAATGTTGGGGGATCTGACTATATAAATGCCAATTACATTCCG GGCTACACATCCCCACGCGAGTATATTGCCACCCAGGGTCCGATGCAGGCGACCTTCGACGATTTCTGGCAAATGGTGTGGGAGCAAAATGTGGACACGATTGTTATGCTGACGAAGCTTGTGGAAAACGGAAGA ATCAAGTGTGGCAAGTACTGGCCGGATGTGAACAAGCCGGTGTATTACGGGGACCTGCTTGTCTCAGTGGTGTCAGAGTCCAACCTCTCCGACTACATGCTCAGAATCTTCGAAATCAAATTA AACGGGGAACGGCGTTCTGTCTGTCAGTTTGCTTATCTGAAGTGGCCAGATATGGGCTGCCCTGAGTTTCCGGAAATGCTCCTGGAGTTTGTGGAGGCGGTGAAAGATCACAATAAGCGTCAACGTGGCACAAGGCACAGGGGGCCAATGGTTGTGCACTGCAG CGCTGGTGTAGGTCGGACGGGGACGTTTATCGTTGTGGACCACCTACTGCAGCACATACGTCACCATGACGACATAGACGTATACAAACTCGTGCTTGATATGAAGAACCATCGTTGCAACATGGTCCAAACTAAG